In Deinococcus psychrotolerans, the genomic window TGCTGTATCTGGCCGTAGAGCTGTGCAGTTTGACGTTGGTGCAAAACGACGAGTCCAAGAGCAACTTCGTGGGCACCGCTCTGTTTGCCGACGGCGGCGCGGCGCTGGTGCTGGGGCCGGATTTGGGCGACTTCGGCGAGGTGGGCGGCGGGCTGCTGCGGCTCCACGGCGCCTTCAGCACCTTGATTGAAGACAGCGCCGATGTCATGGGCTGGGACGTGGCCGACGAAGGACTCAAGGTCAGATTTTCGCGCGATATTCCGGCGCTGGTGACGCAGATGATGCGCGGCAACGTGGAAGAAGCGCTGACCCATTTCGGTTGGACGAAAGACGAAGTCGGCACTTATGTGGTGCATCCCGGCGGCGTCAAGGTGCTGAGCGCTTACGAAACGGTGCTGGAATTGCCCGGAGGAGCGCTTGACACCTCGCGTAAAGTGCTGCGCGAACACGGCAACATGAGCAGCGCCACCGTGCTGTTCGTGCTGGACGAAGCGCTCAGGGGCCAGCCGCAGGGCAAGGGGCTGCTCAGCGCCATGGGGCCGGGTTTCGCGGCGGAGCACGTGCTGGTGGAATTTCCTAAAGACAGCGCATGAAAGCCGCCAAGCTGACGCCGTATCTGGTCGCCGCTCTGGTTGTTCAGCGCCTCCTCGAAGTGCGCCGCGCCCGCCAGAACGAAGCTTGGGCACGCGAGGGCGGCGCAACCGAATACGGACGTGAGCATTACCCGCTCTTTTTCGTGCTGCATCCGGCGTGGCTGCTGGGACTCTGGGTCGAGGGCCGCGCCAACAAAGGCGAGGTGCGCTGGGGCTGGCTGCTCACAGCGCTCGCGCTTCAGCCGCTGCGCTACTGGATCATGCACACGCTGGGCAAGCAGTGGAACACCCGAATTTTGATTGTGCCGAATGCGGAGCGCGTCACCGGCGGGCCGTTTCGGTACTTCAAACACCCCAATTATATGGTGGTGGTCGCCGAGCTCCTGAGCGTCCCATTGAGCGTGGGGGCGACCCGCACCGCTTTGTGGGCCAGCTTGTTCAATGCTGCTTTGCTGCTGCTGATCCGCATTCCCGCCGAGAACCGGGCGCTGAAAGAATACGAACGTCAGACCTCATGAAACCACGTCTAAACGTCCCTTTAAGACCGTAGTCTGGCTCAGGCGTTAGGCTAAGCAGCACAAGGAGAATCAAAGTATGACCGACAAACACGGCATCAATCCCGGCCCTCCCGAAGAACAGAACCTGCCTCCCGCTCCAGAACACGCTCAGAAAAAGGGCTTAGACGCCCACGACGTTGCGGAAATCGGCAGCATGATCACCTCTGATCCGCCCAGCAGCAACATGGGCGGCGACGCCGAAGAAGAAAAGTAAGGCCTGAGCAGTGAGCCGAAGCGTCCGGGGCGACTCGGGCGCTTTTTTCTGGTCTTTGGCCTACGATTTATTCAGGCCCGTAGTTCGTTCAAGACAGCGGTTTAGTCAGGTCAGCACTCAGGGAACTTTGAGCCGCCGCGCCGCATACTAAGACCGTGACGCCCGCCCTCTTTCTCGCCGCTTTGCCGTGGACAGCGCTGGGATTACAAGCTTGGTGGTTGTGCTTGGCACAGAGCGTGGCCGTGGGCCTCATCATCAGGAGTTCTGCGAAATCGGCGGCGACGCTGGCGCTGAGCTTGCTGCCGCTGGCTTTACTGGCAGCGCTCCTACAGTTGCCCGACCTCCGCAGCGCCGCGCTGACGTTCGTCATCACTGGCCCGCTGTCGCTGGTCTTGGCGGCGGGCATTCACAGCCTGCGCGGCGGGCAACGCTGGGCGCTGCTGCTTCCGGCAGGGGTGCTGCTGCTCGCGCCGACCCCGCTGGGGTTGCTGGGCCTGCTGATCGGCGCAGTCGGACTGGGTGGCCGCGAACAGCTCGGGGAAGCCCAGGCGCTCAGGCCGCCGACTGCGCCACGCTTCAACCGGTCTTTGGGCATCGCGGGTGCGGCGCTGCTGGCCGTACTGCTGGCGGTGGCCGCTTTGCCCCGCCCCGCGCCGCTGCACCTTGACCGCACGCCGATTGACGTGGTGCAGCGCATCACCCGGCCCGCCGCCCCGCCGACTGCGTTACCCGGCACTCCAGTCAGCAGGGTGCCCAAGCCGCCCACGCCCGCCCGAATCCGCGAAGCCGCCACCGTCGCCACTTTGCTCAACGCCGCCAATTTGCCGCTGATGGGGATGCTGCTGCTATGCTTAACGATTTTGCGGCGCGGCTGGAAAATCGGTTGGGGGCGCGTTCACCCGCTGTTCTGGGTGGTGACGCTGGTGCTGTTTGCCGCCGCTGGTTTGTTTATCTTGGGCTTGCTGCTGCAACCGGAAGCCATCTACCGGGTGGTGGGCACCGTGCTTGAACCGCAGGCGGCGCAGCAAGTTGAGGCGGCTGGCAGCGCCCGCCAGAGGCCCCCCTTCCAGCCCCTTTTCATTCCGACTTGGCTGATTTGGACGGTGGCAGCACTGAGCTTCGTGCTGCTGGCGGGCGCGGCCTGGTTGGTTCTGAGGCTCAAGGAAGCTCCAGAAGATGAACCCATCGAGGCGACGCTCACTCCGCCCAGTCCCCACGCTGATGGCGAGCCGCTGGGACGGGTGCGGGCCGCTTACGCCACCACTTTGCGCTTCATGGCCGCTCAGGGATTGGGCCGATTGGAAAGCGAAACGCCCGATGAACTGCTGCGCCGCGCCGCTGCCCGCTGGCCCGAAACCGCGCTGCCGCTCGCCCAGCTCACCGAAGCTTACCGTCCGGTGCGCTACGGCGGCGAGGTCGGCGACCAGCAAGCCGAGGCCGCCGAGCAGAGCGCCGCCGAAGTCCAGCGCCTTCTGCACCCTCTAGACCAAACCCCCACCCCTTCACCCCAGAGGCCCGCATGACTCAAATCACACCCACCCTTCCCCTTCAAGACTTGCAGCGCTGGGCCGAGCGCTTAGAAACCAACGTGGCCCGCGTGCTGGTCGGTAAGCAGCGCGTCACCCGCCTTGTTCTGGCGGCGGCGCTGGCGGGCGGTCACGTGCTGCTAGAAGACGCGCCCGGCACCGGCAAAACCATGCTGGCCCGCGCCGTCGCCGCCTCGCTGGGCCTGAAATTCAAGCGGGTGCAGTTCACGCCCGATTTGCTGCCCAGCGACGTGACCGGCGTGAGCATTTACAAGGGCGGCGAATTCGTGTTCGTGCCGGGGCCGATTTTTACGGGCGTACTGCTGGCCGACGAGATCAACCGCGCCACCCCCAAAACCCAGTCGGCGCTGCTGGAGGCGATGGGCGAGAGCCAGGTCACCGAGTCCGGCTTGACCCACACCCTTGAGCAGCCCTTTTTCGTGATGGCCACCCAGAACCCGGTCGAACACGAAGGCACTTACCGATTGCCCGAAGCGCAACTCGACCGCTTTTTGCTGCGCCTCTCGGTGGGCTACCCGACGCTGGACGAAGAAGTGGCTCTCCTCGACCGCTTGCAGAGCAGCCACCCGATCAGCACGCTGGAAGCTGTCGCCACGCCGCAGGAACTTCTCAGCGCCCGCCAAGCGTCGCGTGAGGTGTATGTAGACGCGGCACTGCGGCGCTACATCGCCCAGCTCACCGCGGCCACCCGCGCCCACCCGCAGGTGCTGCTCGGCGGCGGG contains:
- a CDS encoding type III polyketide synthase; its protein translation is MSVYPLPVVRSLAVGTPPHTVTQAESREAVKQLFPRMSQRQTMLAVFDNAQIDTRAISRPPEWYLQPHGFAEKNAVYVEVTLELGQRLCQEALDQAGLLPQDVDAFVFVTSTGISTPSLESALMERMGINRHAARLPLWGLGCAGGAAGLARAADLVRAGYKNVLYLAVELCSLTLVQNDESKSNFVGTALFADGGAALVLGPDLGDFGEVGGGLLRLHGAFSTLIEDSADVMGWDVADEGLKVRFSRDIPALVTQMMRGNVEEALTHFGWTKDEVGTYVVHPGGVKVLSAYETVLELPGGALDTSRKVLREHGNMSSATVLFVLDEALRGQPQGKGLLSAMGPGFAAEHVLVEFPKDSA
- a CDS encoding isoprenylcysteine carboxyl methyltransferase family protein, giving the protein MKAAKLTPYLVAALVVQRLLEVRRARQNEAWAREGGATEYGREHYPLFFVLHPAWLLGLWVEGRANKGEVRWGWLLTALALQPLRYWIMHTLGKQWNTRILIVPNAERVTGGPFRYFKHPNYMVVVAELLSVPLSVGATRTALWASLFNAALLLLIRIPAENRALKEYERQTS
- a CDS encoding DUF4129 domain-containing protein codes for the protein MTPALFLAALPWTALGLQAWWLCLAQSVAVGLIIRSSAKSAATLALSLLPLALLAALLQLPDLRSAALTFVITGPLSLVLAAGIHSLRGGQRWALLLPAGVLLLAPTPLGLLGLLIGAVGLGGREQLGEAQALRPPTAPRFNRSLGIAGAALLAVLLAVAALPRPAPLHLDRTPIDVVQRITRPAAPPTALPGTPVSRVPKPPTPARIREAATVATLLNAANLPLMGMLLLCLTILRRGWKIGWGRVHPLFWVVTLVLFAAAGLFILGLLLQPEAIYRVVGTVLEPQAAQQVEAAGSARQRPPFQPLFIPTWLIWTVAALSFVLLAGAAWLVLRLKEAPEDEPIEATLTPPSPHADGEPLGRVRAAYATTLRFMAAQGLGRLESETPDELLRRAAARWPETALPLAQLTEAYRPVRYGGEVGDQQAEAAEQSAAEVQRLLHPLDQTPTPSPQRPA
- a CDS encoding AAA family ATPase, with protein sequence MTQITPTLPLQDLQRWAERLETNVARVLVGKQRVTRLVLAAALAGGHVLLEDAPGTGKTMLARAVAASLGLKFKRVQFTPDLLPSDVTGVSIYKGGEFVFVPGPIFTGVLLADEINRATPKTQSALLEAMGESQVTESGLTHTLEQPFFVMATQNPVEHEGTYRLPEAQLDRFLLRLSVGYPTLDEEVALLDRLQSSHPISTLEAVATPQELLSARQASREVYVDAALRRYIAQLTAATRAHPQVLLGGGPRASLALQGVAQALAALSGRAYVLPDDVKEVAPAVLAHRLTLGTEARLLGLRDVQVVEEVLRSVPVPAETVPREIAGSGEPAGRA